The Helianthus annuus cultivar XRQ/B chromosome 16, HanXRQr2.0-SUNRISE, whole genome shotgun sequence genome includes a window with the following:
- the LOC110882777 gene encoding uncharacterized protein LOC110882777, whose amino-acid sequence MNFATLNVRGLGVQAKKSWFRGLRLEQQIGCVLFQETFCNNVGAKQIEGFWGRGCFDFASVDPTGRSGGLITMWDTSIFCLQPIISNRNLLVCSGHIVGSGETINIINVYAPQGDVEKRHLWSVLISIIRGSNGLWIVGGDFNSVRNEHERRNSIFNPAAARDFNDFIEDAGLHELWPSAEYRVLPKGLPDHCPVVLKTFSTNFGPKPFRFFNSWLDRGDFEDVILKANSDFQGYGLPDLMLLQKFKFFRSRINDWKSRTNHKELEETMILKRRWTCLIRFGTTEI is encoded by the exons ATGAATTTTGCTACTTTAAATGTTAGAGGTTTGGGTGTTCAAGCAAAGAAGTCTTGGTTTAGGGGATTAAGGTTGGAACAACAAATTGGGTGTGTTTTGTTTCAAGAAACATTTTGCAATAATGTTGGGGCTAAACAAATTGAGGGTTTTTGGGGTAGAGGTTGTTTTGATTTCGCTTCTGTGGATCCTACTGGGAGGTCAGGAGGTTTGATAACCATGTGGGATACATCCATTTTCTGCTTGCAACCGATAATAAGCAATCGGAATTTGTTGGTTTGCTCTGGTCATATTGTGGGTAGTGGGGAGACTATAAACATCATTAACGTGTATGCGCCACAGGGTGATGTGGAGAAACGCCATTTATGGTCGGTTTTGATTAGTATTATTAGAGGTTCTAATGGATTGTGGATCGTGGGAGGGGATTTCAATTCAGTTCGCAATGAGCATGAACGAAGGAATTCTATTTTCAACCCAGCTGCAGCTAGAGACTTTAATGACTTTATAGAAGACGCGGGATTGCATGAATT GTGGCCTTCGGCGGAATATAGAGTTCTTCCGAAAGGTCTCCCAGATCATTGTCCGGTGGTTCTTAAGACATTTTCAACTAACTTTGGCCCGAAGCCATTCCGCTTCTTTAATTCGTGGTTAGACAGGGGCGATTTTGAGGATGTCATTTTGAAGGCAAATAGTGATTTTCAGGGTTATGGGCTGCCCGATTTGATGTTATTGCAAAAGTTTAAATTCTTTCGCAGCCGTATTAATGATTGGAAGAGTCGCACCAACCATAAAGAATTAGAAGAAACCATGATCTTAAAGAGGAGATGGACATGTTTGATACGATTCGGGACGACAGAGATTTGA
- the LOC110882778 gene encoding enolase 1-like, producing MQIRFSSSFFCFHFCFQPSSVNTSSSKGFFYSSICVNHPTLCEIIYYLFSYFTFYDLAGSNVNTIIGPAIAGKDTTDQTGIDNYMVQELDGTKKEWGWWKQKLGANAILAVSLTVCKAGASVKNIPLYKHIANLAGNKKLVLPVPAFNVINGRSHAGNKLLCRYKSLLHEFMILPTGASTFMEAMKMGVEVYHNLKSLIKKKYGQDATNVGHEGGFAPNIQENKEGLELLKSAIAQAGYTGKVITLKPLICISFLG from the exons ATGCAG ATTAggttttcttcttcttttttttgttttcatttttgttTCCAACCAAGTTCTGTGAATACATCATCCAGCAAAGGTTTTTTTTATTCCTCCATTTGTGTAAACCATCCTACTTTGTGCGAAATTATCTACTACCTTTTTTCTTATTTTACGTTCTATGATCTGGCGGGTTCCAATGTGAACACTATTATCGGCCCTGCTATTGCTGGAAAG GACACGACTGATCAAACTGGTATAGACAATTACATGGTGCAAGAACTAGATGGAACCAAAAAAGAGTGGGGTTGGTGGAAGCAAAAG CTTGGCGCAAATGCCATTCTGGCGGTGTCTCTTACAGTCTGCAAAGCGGGAGCGAGTGTCAAAAACATTCCTCTTTACAAG CATATTGCAAACTTAGCGGGAAACAAGAAGTTAGTATTACCAGTACCAGCATTCAACGTTATTAATGGCAGATCACATGCTGGAAACAAGCTGCTATGCAGGTATAAGTCTTTATTACAT GAATTCATGATTCTTCCTACTGGTGCTTCGACTTTTATGGAAGCTATGAAGATGGGCGTTGAAGTATATCATAATTTAAAG TCTCTTATTAAGAAGAAATATGGTCAGGATGCAACCAACGTTGGCCATGAAGGTGGTTTCGCCCCTAATATTCAG GAAAACAAAGAGGGCCTCGAGTTGCTCAAGTCAGCCATTGCTCAAGCTGGTTACACAGGAAAGGTGATTACGTTAAAACCACTCATTTGCATTAGTTTCCTTGGATGA